Proteins from a single region of Chitinophagales bacterium:
- a CDS encoding glycosyltransferase family 4 protein, which translates to MMNTEGRKRILVLYEYFYPGYKAGGPVQSLQNMVLALQDYYDFYVIANAYDLNDTDYYNGITTDDWNEVVLTKDARAIQVWYASHKSPGIVQLKQIIEELQPHKVYINGMFARNIIQYPLWLRKLEAIATDDLIVAPRGMIQEGALATKSTKKKIYLGLMRSLGLFDQLHWHATTADEAKDIYREFGEAQQVVVAGNIPRKPIAKFQHLEKHPGQLQLLYLSVITAKKQLLETLQAMLQIPAHYALQFTIAGPIKEADYWAKCEELIKQMPLHVQVTYAGDIHPQQVPSMMQQHHALILMSKGENFGHALFESMAVGRPIITSSHTPWNDLQVKQAGWNLELADLSSTVAQIAMMDQEQYDAFCGGSHQLAVNYFSQQDFIQQYQQLFG; encoded by the coding sequence ATGATGAACACGGAAGGACGTAAGCGGATTTTAGTACTTTATGAGTATTTCTACCCGGGCTATAAAGCAGGCGGACCTGTGCAGTCGCTCCAGAACATGGTATTGGCTTTACAAGACTATTATGATTTCTATGTGATTGCAAATGCTTACGATTTAAATGATACTGATTATTACAACGGTATTACTACGGATGATTGGAATGAAGTGGTTTTAACAAAGGATGCCAGAGCAATACAAGTTTGGTATGCTTCGCATAAAAGTCCAGGTATTGTACAATTGAAACAGATCATAGAAGAACTTCAGCCGCACAAAGTGTATATCAATGGTATGTTTGCAAGAAACATCATTCAGTATCCACTTTGGCTGCGCAAATTAGAAGCTATTGCTACAGACGATTTGATTGTCGCGCCGAGAGGTATGATACAAGAAGGCGCACTCGCTACCAAATCAACTAAGAAAAAAATTTATTTGGGCTTAATGCGTTCCTTAGGCTTGTTTGATCAATTGCACTGGCATGCAACTACTGCTGATGAAGCGAAAGATATTTATCGTGAATTTGGTGAAGCACAGCAAGTTGTTGTTGCCGGAAATATTCCAAGGAAGCCTATTGCAAAGTTTCAGCATTTGGAGAAGCATCCGGGACAGTTACAGCTATTATATCTCTCAGTAATTACAGCCAAAAAGCAATTGTTGGAAACCTTACAGGCTATGCTACAGATACCAGCTCATTATGCTTTACAATTCACCATTGCGGGGCCCATCAAGGAAGCTGATTACTGGGCAAAGTGTGAAGAGCTCATCAAACAAATGCCGTTGCATGTACAGGTAACATACGCTGGTGATATACATCCGCAACAAGTGCCTTCGATGATGCAACAGCACCATGCGCTGATTTTAATGAGCAAGGGAGAAAACTTTGGTCATGCATTATTCGAGTCCATGGCAGTGGGTAGGCCAATCATCACCAGTAGCCATACACCTTGGAATGATTTGCAAGTAAAGCAAGCCGGCTGGAATCTGGAATTAGCAGACCTGTCCAGTACAGTTGCACAGATTGCGATGATGGATCAGGAACAGTATGATGCTTTTTGTGGCGGGTCGCATCAGTTAGCAGTAAATTATTTTTCACAACAAGATTTTATACAACAGTATCAGCAATTGTTTGGCTAA
- a CDS encoding GDP-mannose 4,6-dehydratase → MKKALIIGVSGQDGAYLAEFLLKQGYEVFGGSRDAGVNAFSSLQKIGIKENVKPVSVSLIDFRSILQVLNKIKPDEIYNLSGQSSVGLSFEQPVETLESISVGTLNLLEAVRYISSPIKIYNAGSSECFGDAMVMPANEETPFRPRSPYAVAKAAAFWKVSNYREAYNIFASTGILFNHESPLRPERFVTRKIIRSACRISKGENLRLKLGNLNIERDWGWAPEYVQAMWLMMQQDQPDDFVIATGRSVSLQYFVDYTFRALNMNYKEYVDVDTSLFRPTDLLYGKADPSKAEKVLGWRAATFVENVIDKMIESELSTFK, encoded by the coding sequence ATGAAGAAAGCACTTATAATTGGTGTTTCCGGACAGGATGGGGCATACTTGGCTGAGTTTTTGTTAAAACAAGGCTATGAAGTATTTGGTGGCTCCCGTGATGCTGGAGTCAATGCGTTCTCCTCTTTACAAAAAATCGGAATAAAAGAGAATGTAAAACCAGTATCAGTTAGTTTGATTGATTTTAGGAGCATTCTTCAAGTCCTTAATAAAATAAAGCCTGATGAAATTTATAACCTTTCGGGGCAGAGTTCTGTAGGATTATCTTTTGAGCAACCTGTTGAGACTTTGGAGAGTATTAGTGTTGGTACTTTAAATCTGCTTGAGGCTGTTAGGTATATTTCTTCACCGATAAAAATTTATAATGCTGGTTCAAGCGAATGTTTCGGTGATGCTATGGTTATGCCAGCTAATGAAGAAACACCTTTTAGACCACGAAGTCCTTATGCCGTGGCGAAAGCTGCAGCATTCTGGAAAGTATCCAATTACAGAGAAGCGTATAATATTTTTGCCAGTACTGGTATATTATTTAACCATGAGTCACCATTAAGACCCGAACGTTTCGTGACCAGAAAAATTATTAGATCAGCTTGTAGAATCAGTAAGGGAGAAAATTTGCGTCTTAAGTTGGGTAATCTGAATATAGAACGAGATTGGGGTTGGGCACCTGAATATGTTCAAGCAATGTGGTTAATGATGCAGCAAGATCAGCCTGATGACTTTGTGATTGCAACTGGTCGCTCTGTATCTCTACAGTATTTCGTCGATTATACTTTTCGTGCCCTAAATATGAATTACAAAGAATATGTGGATGTAGATACTTCTTTATTCAGACCTACTGATTTGTTATATGGAAAGGCGGATCCGTCCAAGGCCGAAAAAGTTTTAGGCTGGAGAGCAGCTACATTTGTTGAAAATGTGATTGACAAAATGATAGAATCTGAATTAAGCACATTTAAATAA
- the gmd gene encoding GDP-mannose 4,6-dehydratase — MKKALITGITGQDGAYLAELLLKKGYQVHGIKRRSSLFNTQRIDHFYEDPHIEDRHLHLHYGDLTDSTNLIRIIQEVQPDEIYNLAAMSHVHVSFETPEYTANADGIGALRILEAIRLLGLTQKTKFYQASTSELYGLVQAVPQSETTPFYPRSPYAVAKLYAYWITVNYREAYNMYACNGILFNHESPTRGETFVTRKITRGVAKIALGLQQTIFLGNLDAQRDWGHAKDYVEAMWLMLQQDTAEDFVVATGTTTYIRDFVRMAFAEVGVELEFKGTGEAEVGVVVNNGGNDKIKIGQEVVKVDPRYYRPTEVDLLIGDPTKAQTKLGWKPKYTLASMVKEMVASDTELFKKEQLLKESGYQIKNEFE, encoded by the coding sequence ATGAAGAAAGCATTAATCACGGGTATTACGGGTCAGGACGGGGCATACTTGGCCGAACTGTTACTGAAGAAGGGCTATCAGGTGCATGGCATCAAGCGTAGAAGTTCTTTGTTCAACACCCAGCGTATCGATCATTTTTATGAAGATCCGCATATTGAAGACAGACACTTGCATTTACATTATGGCGATTTAACGGATAGTACCAACCTGATCCGCATCATTCAGGAAGTACAGCCGGATGAGATTTATAACCTGGCAGCCATGAGCCATGTGCACGTAAGTTTTGAAACACCGGAATACACGGCCAATGCCGATGGTATTGGTGCATTGAGAATATTGGAAGCGATTCGTTTACTCGGTCTCACCCAAAAAACCAAATTCTATCAGGCATCTACATCTGAGTTATATGGTTTGGTACAAGCCGTTCCACAGAGTGAGACTACGCCTTTTTATCCAAGAAGTCCGTACGCAGTAGCCAAACTTTATGCTTATTGGATTACCGTAAACTACCGAGAAGCATATAATATGTATGCCTGCAATGGTATTTTATTCAACCACGAATCACCGACCCGCGGGGAAACTTTTGTGACCAGAAAGATTACCCGTGGTGTAGCTAAGATTGCTTTGGGCTTACAGCAAACCATTTTCTTAGGCAACCTGGATGCACAGCGCGACTGGGGCCATGCCAAGGATTATGTAGAAGCGATGTGGCTCATGCTGCAGCAGGATACAGCAGAAGACTTTGTGGTAGCAACAGGTACGACGACCTATATCCGCGACTTTGTACGCATGGCTTTTGCAGAAGTGGGTGTGGAATTGGAGTTTAAAGGCACTGGCGAAGCAGAAGTGGGTGTTGTTGTCAATAATGGCGGTAACGATAAGATCAAGATCGGTCAGGAAGTGGTGAAAGTAGATCCAAGGTATTACCGCCCTACAGAAGTTGACCTCTTAATCGGCGACCCCACCAAAGCACAAACCAAGCTAGGCTGGAAGCCTAAATACACGCTGGCTTCAATGGTGAAGGAAATGGTAGCAAGTGATACAGAATTGTTCAAGAAAGAGCAGTTACTGAAAGAGAGCGGGTACCAGATTAAGAATGAATTTGAATAG
- the rfbB gene encoding dTDP-glucose 4,6-dehydratase, with protein sequence MSKKILITGGAGFIGSHVVRLFVNKYPDYTIVNLDALTYAGNLENLKDIQDKPNYRFERVNLLDATALETVFTKHHITDVVHLAAESHVDRSIVSPLDFVYTNVIGTVNLLNTAKNCWKADLDQHRFYHISTDEVYGTLGETGLFTEQTAYDPRSPYSASKAASDHFVRAYGETYHMQVVVSNCSNNYGPYHFPEKLIPLFIHNIINNKPLPVYGDGLYTRDWLYVKDHALAIDLIFHKGKSGDTYNIGGFNEWKNIDLVKILCKLMDEKLGRTPGTSEQLITYVKDRPGHDRRYAIDASKINKELGWKPTVTFEQGLAETIDWYLSNTEWLNHVTSGAYQQYYENMYANR encoded by the coding sequence ATGTCAAAGAAAATACTGATTACAGGAGGCGCAGGATTTATTGGCTCTCATGTAGTGCGTTTATTCGTGAATAAGTATCCTGATTACACGATTGTGAATCTGGATGCCTTGACTTATGCGGGAAATCTGGAGAATCTGAAAGATATTCAAGACAAACCTAATTATCGTTTTGAGCGTGTGAACTTGTTAGATGCAACTGCATTGGAAACTGTGTTCACGAAACACCATATCACCGATGTGGTGCATTTGGCTGCAGAAAGTCATGTGGATCGTTCTATCGTCTCACCATTAGATTTCGTATACACCAATGTGATTGGCACGGTGAACTTGTTGAATACCGCCAAGAATTGCTGGAAAGCTGATTTGGATCAACATCGTTTCTACCATATTTCTACAGATGAAGTATATGGTACATTGGGTGAGACTGGTTTGTTTACCGAACAAACGGCTTACGATCCAAGATCTCCTTATTCAGCTAGTAAAGCAGCATCCGATCACTTTGTGCGTGCTTATGGCGAAACCTACCACATGCAGGTGGTGGTATCGAACTGCTCCAATAATTATGGTCCTTATCATTTCCCTGAGAAATTGATTCCGCTCTTCATTCATAATATCATCAACAACAAACCATTGCCTGTATATGGTGATGGCTTGTACACACGCGATTGGTTGTATGTAAAAGACCACGCATTGGCAATTGATTTGATTTTCCACAAGGGTAAATCAGGCGATACCTATAATATTGGTGGCTTTAACGAGTGGAAGAATATTGATCTGGTGAAAATCTTGTGCAAACTGATGGATGAGAAACTGGGTAGAACACCAGGCACCAGCGAACAGTTGATTACTTATGTAAAAGACAGACCTGGTCACGACAGACGTTATGCGATTGATGCCAGTAAAATCAATAAAGAACTGGGTTGGAAACCAACTGTTACTTTTGAGCAGGGCTTAGCAGAAACCATTGACTGGTATTTAAGCAACACAGAATGGTTAAACCATGTAACAAGTGGTGCTTACCAGCAGTATTACGAGAACATGTACGCAAACAGATAA
- the rfbA gene encoding glucose-1-phosphate thymidylyltransferase RfbA, translated as MKGIILAGGSGTRLYPITKAISKQLMPIYDKPMIYYPLSILMLAGIKEILIITTPEDQSQFQRLLGDGSDVGCRFEYAVQEVPNGLAQAFVIGAPFIGKDKVALILGDNIFYGAGFSKLVQSFNDVEGAAVFAYEVHDPERYGVVEFDEQFKAISIEEKPKAPKSNYAVPGLYFYDNEVVDIAANIKPSPRGEYEITDVNNEYLRRGKLQVGVMNRGTAWLDTGTFDSLSDACEFVRVIEKRQSQKIGCIEEIAYRMGFIDHAQLLLLADRYAKSGYGEYLRKVKK; from the coding sequence ATGAAAGGCATTATACTCGCCGGAGGTTCCGGCACACGTTTGTATCCCATCACAAAGGCTATCAGTAAGCAGTTGATGCCTATCTACGACAAGCCGATGATTTATTATCCGCTGTCGATCCTGATGTTGGCGGGTATCAAAGAAATCCTCATCATCACAACACCGGAAGATCAGTCGCAATTCCAGCGTCTGCTAGGTGATGGTAGTGATGTTGGCTGTCGCTTTGAATATGCGGTGCAGGAAGTGCCTAATGGACTTGCACAAGCTTTTGTGATTGGTGCACCTTTCATCGGAAAGGATAAAGTGGCCCTGATTTTGGGTGACAATATTTTCTATGGTGCGGGCTTCAGCAAATTGGTTCAATCCTTTAACGATGTGGAAGGTGCAGCAGTGTTTGCTTATGAAGTGCACGATCCTGAGCGTTATGGTGTAGTGGAGTTTGACGAGCAGTTTAAAGCAATCAGTATTGAGGAGAAGCCCAAAGCGCCTAAGTCGAATTATGCCGTACCCGGACTTTACTTCTATGATAATGAGGTAGTGGATATTGCTGCCAATATCAAACCCTCACCAAGGGGTGAGTACGAGATTACCGACGTGAACAATGAATACCTCAGAAGGGGCAAGCTTCAGGTTGGAGTGATGAACAGGGGTACTGCTTGGTTGGATACCGGAACTTTCGACTCTTTGAGCGATGCTTGTGAGTTTGTTCGCGTAATTGAGAAGCGCCAGAGCCAGAAAATAGGTTGCATTGAGGAGATTGCCTACCGTATGGGCTTTATCGATCATGCACAGCTACTGTTACTGGCCGATCGTTATGCCAAGAGTGGCTACGGGGAGTATCTAAGAAAGGTGAAGAAGTAG
- a CDS encoding GDP-L-fucose synthase, with product MEKASKIYIAGHRGMVGSALVRKLEQEGYSNIVTRTSKDLDLRNQQAVADFFAQEKPDYVFLAAAKVGGIVANNTYRAEFIYDNLMMESNIIHHSYVNGVKKLLFLGSSCIYPKLAPQPLKEEYLLSGYLEYTNQPYAVAKIAGIELCDSYRAQYGCNFISAMPTNLYGPNDNYDLEKSHVLPAMLRKFITAKRNNLPEVELWGTGSPRREFLHVDDLATACLHLMEHYSEQGLVNIGTGEDVTIKELAELIQGIVGYAGNIRWNTNKPDGTPRKLMDVSKINSFGWKASIDLPTGIKMVYESIKDTNWN from the coding sequence ATGGAAAAAGCATCTAAGATATACATCGCCGGACACCGAGGAATGGTGGGAAGCGCACTCGTGCGCAAACTGGAGCAGGAAGGCTATAGCAATATTGTTACCAGAACCTCTAAGGACTTGGATCTGCGTAACCAGCAGGCAGTGGCGGACTTCTTTGCACAAGAAAAGCCGGACTATGTTTTTCTGGCTGCAGCCAAAGTGGGTGGTATCGTAGCGAATAATACCTACCGCGCAGAGTTTATCTATGATAACCTGATGATGGAGAGCAATATCATCCACCACAGCTATGTAAATGGCGTTAAGAAATTATTGTTCCTGGGTTCATCTTGTATCTATCCTAAACTGGCGCCTCAGCCACTGAAGGAGGAATACCTGCTCAGTGGTTATCTGGAATACACCAATCAGCCTTATGCAGTGGCTAAGATTGCAGGTATTGAGTTGTGCGATAGCTATCGTGCACAATATGGTTGCAATTTTATCTCGGCGATGCCAACGAATTTGTATGGCCCGAATGATAATTATGATTTAGAGAAAAGTCATGTATTACCAGCCATGCTGCGCAAGTTCATCACAGCAAAGCGTAACAATTTACCCGAAGTAGAATTATGGGGCACAGGCAGTCCGAGAAGAGAGTTCCTGCATGTAGATGATCTAGCCACAGCTTGTTTACACTTAATGGAACATTACAGTGAGCAGGGATTGGTGAATATTGGTACGGGCGAAGATGTAACGATCAAGGAATTGGCTGAGTTGATACAAGGTATCGTAGGGTATGCAGGCAATATCCGTTGGAACACCAACAAGCCAGATGGTACACCAAGAAAACTGATGGATGTAAGCAAGATCAACAGCTTCGGCTGGAAAGCCAGTATTGACCTGCCAACAGGCATTAAAATGGTATACGAATCAATCAAAGACACAAACTGGAACTAA
- the rfbC gene encoding dTDP-4-dehydrorhamnose 3,5-epimerase, with product MQVEQTKLKDCYLIKDTVFGDARGYFFESFNQQRFAELTGIDVQFVQDNQSKSGYGVLRGLHYQVGEHVQAKLVRVLHGKVLDVVVDLRKESPSFGQYLAVELSEENHLQLFVPRGFAHGFSVLSETAVFFYKCDNYYNKDAEGGIMYNDPAFNIDWQIPAESVLLSEKDKTQLSFAEAIKTLNF from the coding sequence ATGCAGGTAGAACAGACGAAATTGAAAGATTGCTATTTAATCAAAGACACAGTCTTTGGTGATGCGCGAGGTTATTTCTTTGAGAGCTTTAATCAGCAACGTTTTGCTGAGCTTACTGGCATCGATGTGCAGTTTGTGCAGGATAACCAATCTAAATCAGGCTATGGCGTACTGCGTGGCCTGCATTATCAGGTAGGTGAACATGTGCAGGCTAAGTTGGTGCGTGTACTACATGGTAAAGTATTGGATGTGGTGGTCGACTTACGTAAAGAATCCCCCAGCTTTGGTCAGTACTTAGCTGTTGAATTAAGTGAAGAGAATCATCTGCAGTTGTTTGTGCCACGTGGGTTTGCGCATGGGTTTTCTGTGCTGAGTGAAACAGCCGTATTCTTCTATAAGTGCGATAACTATTACAATAAAGATGCAGAGGGCGGTATCATGTACAATGATCCTGCTTTCAATATCGATTGGCAGATTCCTGCTGAGTCAGTACTCCTTTCTGAAAAAGATAAGACGCAGCTTTCTTTTGCAGAAGCCATCAAAACCTTGAATTTCTAA
- a CDS encoding glycosyltransferase family 4 protein, translated as MRVFFLYLTGFSLTGGIEKFNRSFLKALHELSVDGYMDADACSSYDSKPDEKYFPRKRFKGFGGNRVVFTIYAIFAALRYDTLIVGHMNLAVIAVLVKRMKPSIRLVLITHGIEAWKTHTGIRLRLLQMADHILSVSQFTKQQILDLNPGIDADKINIFHNTIDPYFAVPKQFDKPAYLMQRYGLSEAVKVLLTVTRLSFSEKYKGYDNTITVLPEVAASVGQIRYFICGNPEKQEQKRIKELIIDKKAAAYVQMPGFIKDEELIDHYLLSDLFVMPSKKEGFGIVFIEALACGRPVIAGSKDGSADALLQGELGTLIDPDNTKELESAIIQNLQTGNTTPLSMQEKVLQHFGFKQYKQRLQHYLVG; from the coding sequence ATGAGGGTTTTCTTTTTATATCTTACAGGATTTTCGCTAACAGGTGGTATCGAGAAATTCAATCGAAGCTTTCTGAAAGCTTTGCATGAGTTGAGTGTAGATGGCTATATGGATGCGGATGCTTGTTCTTCTTACGATAGTAAGCCTGATGAAAAATATTTTCCACGCAAGCGTTTCAAAGGTTTTGGTGGTAATAGGGTGGTGTTTACCATCTATGCCATCTTTGCAGCATTGCGTTATGATACTTTGATTGTGGGTCACATGAACCTTGCGGTAATTGCCGTTTTGGTGAAGCGAATGAAGCCTTCTATCCGCCTCGTATTAATTACACATGGTATTGAAGCTTGGAAAACACATACAGGTATCCGACTACGCTTATTGCAGATGGCTGATCATATTCTATCGGTTAGTCAGTTTACCAAACAGCAAATTCTTGATTTGAATCCCGGTATTGATGCTGATAAAATCAACATCTTCCACAATACCATCGATCCTTATTTTGCTGTGCCCAAGCAGTTTGATAAGCCAGCTTATTTGATGCAGCGTTATGGCTTATCAGAAGCAGTGAAGGTTTTGTTGACTGTAACGCGTTTGTCGTTCTCTGAGAAATACAAAGGCTACGATAATACGATTACTGTTTTGCCTGAAGTGGCAGCTTCTGTGGGACAAATCCGCTATTTCATATGCGGTAATCCGGAAAAGCAAGAACAAAAGCGTATCAAAGAATTGATCATTGATAAGAAAGCGGCTGCTTATGTGCAGATGCCAGGCTTTATTAAAGATGAAGAGTTAATTGATCACTATCTGTTGTCCGATTTATTTGTGATGCCATCAAAGAAAGAAGGTTTTGGTATTGTATTCATTGAAGCATTGGCTTGCGGTCGACCGGTAATCGCAGGCTCTAAAGATGGTAGTGCAGATGCTTTGCTGCAAGGTGAATTGGGTACTTTGATAGATCCGGATAACACCAAGGAATTAGAATCAGCAATCATTCAAAATCTGCAAACAGGCAATACAACACCTTTATCTATGCAGGAAAAAGTATTGCAGCATTTTGGTTTCAAGCAGTATAAGCAAAGATTACAGCATTATTTGGTAGGATGA
- a CDS encoding carbamoyltransferase, which translates to MIILGINAYHADSSAAIFKDGQMIAATEEERFRRVKHWAGFPSMAIAFCLKEAGVSLEEVDHIAIGRDPKAKFIRKLFFFASRPFETAQHAFERFSNQQQVASLEQEFAKHFGISASALKQKIHQVEHHRSHLASAFFASPFEEAAVLSIDGSGDFSTTMLAIGRGNQLDVLESIDFPHSLGIFYTAFTQLLGFPHYGDEYKVMGLAPYGEPKYVDELRDVVQLIPNGLFRLNLDYFRSPGKGFVAYNNDNIPAIPQAFSTKMESVFGAVRKKDEPLKQAHKDLAASVQRMAELTIFHVLHYLHQQTGLTKVCIAGGVAQNSVANGKITRNTPFKEVYIPSAGHDAGISMGAAQYVYHQTLKAPRVAPVFSAYTGSRFDNAYIKSMLEQKGIAYKEIPDPELFDYVSDRLINAGVVGWFNGRAEFGPRALGARSILADPGRADAKDLLNSKIKRRESFRPFAPSILKEYVAEYFELDEPVPFMEKVFPIRVEKRTIIPAVTHVDGTGRLQSVDAAVSPRYYALIDAFRKKKGIPILLNTSFNENEPIVNTPEEALDCYLRTQMDMLVMENIVVERK; encoded by the coding sequence ATGATCATTCTTGGTATTAATGCATATCATGCAGATTCATCCGCCGCTATTTTCAAAGACGGACAGATGATTGCTGCTACAGAAGAAGAAAGATTCAGAAGGGTAAAACATTGGGCTGGCTTTCCATCCATGGCTATTGCTTTTTGTTTGAAAGAAGCCGGTGTTAGTTTGGAGGAGGTAGATCATATTGCAATTGGACGCGATCCCAAAGCAAAGTTTATACGCAAACTTTTTTTCTTCGCGTCAAGGCCTTTTGAAACAGCGCAGCACGCTTTTGAACGTTTCTCGAACCAACAACAAGTCGCCAGCTTGGAGCAGGAATTTGCCAAGCATTTTGGTATCAGTGCTTCAGCACTCAAGCAAAAAATTCATCAGGTAGAACACCATCGCAGTCATTTGGCTAGTGCTTTTTTTGCTTCACCTTTTGAAGAAGCTGCTGTACTGAGTATTGATGGTTCCGGAGATTTCTCAACCACTATGTTGGCTATTGGCAGAGGCAATCAGCTTGATGTGTTAGAGTCAATTGATTTTCCGCATTCTCTAGGTATTTTCTATACAGCTTTCACACAGTTGCTGGGCTTTCCGCATTATGGTGATGAATACAAGGTGATGGGTTTGGCACCTTATGGTGAACCCAAATATGTAGATGAGCTGCGTGATGTGGTGCAATTGATTCCAAATGGATTGTTCCGTTTGAATCTGGATTATTTCCGTTCTCCCGGTAAAGGATTTGTTGCGTACAACAATGACAATATTCCAGCCATTCCACAAGCGTTCAGCACAAAGATGGAATCAGTATTCGGTGCTGTGCGAAAAAAAGATGAACCACTGAAACAGGCACACAAAGATTTAGCAGCATCCGTACAGCGTATGGCTGAGCTGACCATCTTCCATGTGTTACACTATTTACATCAGCAAACTGGACTCACCAAAGTCTGTATTGCCGGTGGTGTGGCACAGAATAGTGTGGCTAACGGAAAGATCACCAGAAATACGCCTTTTAAAGAAGTTTATATTCCATCAGCCGGGCACGATGCGGGTATTTCCATGGGTGCTGCACAATATGTATATCATCAAACATTGAAAGCGCCAAGAGTAGCGCCCGTATTCTCTGCGTATACGGGTAGTCGCTTTGATAATGCCTATATCAAGTCTATGTTGGAGCAAAAAGGTATTGCATACAAAGAGATTCCTGATCCGGAATTATTCGACTACGTCTCTGATCGTTTGATTAATGCAGGTGTAGTGGGCTGGTTTAATGGGAGAGCAGAATTTGGTCCGCGTGCACTGGGTGCGCGTTCTATTCTCGCTGATCCAGGCAGGGCCGATGCAAAAGATTTATTGAATAGCAAGATCAAGCGCAGAGAGAGTTTTCGTCCCTTTGCACCTAGTATTCTCAAAGAGTATGTAGCAGAATATTTTGAGCTGGATGAGCCGGTACCTTTTATGGAGAAAGTATTTCCCATACGTGTAGAGAAAAGAACTATCATACCGGCTGTTACCCATGTGGATGGAACTGGTCGTCTGCAATCAGTAGATGCAGCAGTATCGCCTAGGTATTATGCATTGATTGATGCGTTTCGGAAAAAGAAAGGGATTCCTATCTTACTCAATACTTCCTTCAACGAGAACGAACCCATCGTGAATACACCTGAAGAAGCTTTGGATTGTTATCTCCGTACCCAGATGGATATGTTGGTGATGGAGAATATTGTGGTGGAGAGGAAATAA
- a CDS encoding glycosyltransferase, which yields MKVSIITATFNSAATVLDTLKSVQSQTWQELEHIVVDGASIDDTLRLLEAGKHRGPFVSEPDKGIYDAMNKGIQMASGEIVGILNSDDVYANPTIIEKVVQLFEQTGADAVYGDLWYVDAADMQRVTRKWVAGTYRREAFLYGWMPPHPTFFVRKSVYAQYGLFNLDMYTAADYELMLRFLYKYQIPAAYLPEVMVKMRVGGASNQSLKNRLLANKGDRLAWKVNGLKPYWFTVTLKPIRKITQFIT from the coding sequence TTGAAAGTCTCCATCATCACCGCTACGTTTAATAGTGCTGCCACTGTGCTGGATACCCTGAAAAGTGTTCAGTCGCAAACCTGGCAGGAGCTGGAGCATATTGTGGTGGATGGTGCTTCTATAGATGATACGCTTCGTTTATTGGAAGCTGGCAAACACCGCGGGCCTTTTGTGAGCGAGCCTGATAAAGGCATTTATGATGCCATGAATAAGGGTATTCAAATGGCATCTGGAGAGATTGTAGGGATCCTGAATTCGGATGATGTATATGCCAATCCGACGATTATTGAAAAGGTGGTTCAGCTTTTTGAGCAAACCGGTGCCGATGCAGTTTATGGCGATTTATGGTATGTGGATGCAGCTGATATGCAGCGTGTAACTCGGAAATGGGTGGCGGGCACCTATCGCAGAGAAGCTTTTTTATATGGCTGGATGCCGCCGCACCCTACTTTTTTTGTGCGGAAAAGCGTCTATGCGCAATACGGTTTATTCAATCTGGATATGTATACAGCAGCTGATTATGAGTTGATGCTGCGGTTTTTGTATAAATATCAAATTCCCGCTGCATATTTGCCGGAAGTGATGGTGAAAATGCGGGTGGGTGGGGCCAGTAATCAATCCCTCAAAAACCGCCTCTTAGCCAATAAAGGCGATCGCCTGGCCTGGAAGGTGAACGGACTCAAACCTTACTGGTTCACTGTAACTTTGAAGCCGATCAGAAAGATCACACAATTCATTACATGA